A single window of Populus nigra chromosome 17, ddPopNigr1.1, whole genome shotgun sequence DNA harbors:
- the LOC133677009 gene encoding uncharacterized protein LOC133677009, with translation MDINNLSKRAQELWNEWEIRSLILLSLFLQILLIVIGNRRNVSRSQGGSGTNRINPTPNNIPAFWAPILLVHLGGPDTITAYALEDNELWLRHLLQLAIQASTASYSLFKSWGKDPLIYIAIPIFVAGITKYGDRVLVLWLASSKKFRDIQSEEVDTFQSKFDNKFPSVGFFDMSEEDLNKGLEFNNIIPEAVYLHEAHFLFQMFKIFYADLALSHSSHMESYLILRSKKKATDAFKVIEVELGFMYDVLFTKMTSVCSTRTILRSISFLSSTSALVAFSLMVANKCAYTETEVIISYILLGGGVVLEIYGVIMLLLSEWAMLRLSLPEKPWANAVYQAIYSDNNKRWERNMAQHDLADAQITKNGSAFWTMVINSLACKPTPKVCFLKLIGKDNIQSWEVISDELKELIWEYLIDKRSRYSHEMPQPDPGMNDLKEILAERGDYVLKKMGCLEEFRWAVVEIDFHGSLLLWHIATDICYHDDIHNNKVDANNQLCKMSRSLSNYMLYLLIELPNMLPKGIGEARYKQTGIQLTEFSTRWRSKETPRPHWRSEEFMKEIKNLESNVSMLHDACKLARKLQSLETPVKWRMISQIWVEMMTYAASNCGWKEHAQALTRGGELLTRVCLLMAHLGLSEQCLTTASTSSREAHDA, from the exons ATGGATATCAACAACTTGTCCAAACGTGCTCAAGAATTGTGGAATGAATGGGAGATTCGCTCACTGATTTTGTTAAGTCTCTTTCTCCAAATCTTGCTCATCGTCATTGGAAATCGGCGGAA TGTTTCCCGTAGCCAAGGAGGTTCGGGAACAAATCGCATCAATCCAACTCCAAACAATATTCCAGCATTTTGGGCACCAATTCTCCTTGTACACCTTGGTGGCCCTGACACTATTACTGCTTATGCACTGGAAGACAACGAATTGTGGTTAAGGCACCTTCTCCAGCTAGCAATTCAAGCTTCTACAGCTTCTTATTCCCTGTTCAAATCATGGGGTAAGGATCCACTCATATATATAGCCATTCCCAtctttgttgctggaattaccAAGTATGGAGACAGGGTTTTGGTTCTCTGGCTAGCAAGCTCCAAGAAGTTTAGGGACATCCAAAGTGAAGAAGTGGATACTTTCCAGAGCAAATTTGACAATAAATTTCCATCTGTTGGCTTTTTTGACATGTCTGAGGAAGACTTGAATAAAGGTTTAGAATTTAACAACATAATACCCGAGGCTGTGTATCTCCATGAAGCACATTTTTTGTTCCAAATGTTCAAGATATTTTATGCAGATCTCGCGCTTAGCCATTCTAGCCATATGGAAAGCTATCTTATCCTGAGAAGCAAGAAGAAAGCCACAGATGCCTTCAAAGTGATAGAAGTCGAGTTGGGGTTTATGTACGATGTGCTTTTTACAAAGATGACAAGTGTTTGTTCAACGCGTACTATTCTTCGCTCCATCAGTTTCCTGTCTTCTACTTCTGCATTGGTCGCCTTCTCGTTGATGGTCGCGAACAAGTGTGCCTATACAGAAACCGAGGTAATTATATCATACATCTTGCTGGGAGGAGGAGTGGTTCTTGAGATATATGGAGTCATCATGCTTCTCTTATCTGAATGGGCTATGCTTCGGCTTAGCTTGCCAGAAAAGCCATGGGCCAATGCTGTCTATCAAGCTATCTATTCTGACAACAACAAAAGGTGGGAAAGGAACATGGCACAACACGACTTAGCAGATGCTCAAATAACCAAGAACGGATCAGCTTTTTGGACGATGGTCATAAATTCGTTGGCATGTAAACCAACACCCAAAGTTTGTTTTCTGAAGTTGATAGGCAAGGATAACATTCAAAGTTGGGAGGTTATCAGTGAcgaattaaaagaattaatttgggaaTACCTCATAGACAAACGTTCGAGATATAGTCATGAAATGCCTCAACCTGATCCTGGCATGAATGATTTGAAGGAGATATTGGCAGAAAGAGGTGATTATGTGCTGAAAAAGATGGGATGCCTTGAAGAATTTCGTTGGGCTGTGGTTGAAATAGACTTTCATGGGAGCCTCCTTTTATGGCACATTGCCACTGATATTTGCTATCATGATGATATTCACAATAACAAAGTTGATGCAAATAATCAACTTTGCAAAATGAGCAGATCCTTATCTAATTACATGTTGTATCTTCTAATTGAACTTCCAAATATGCTGCCTAAAGGGATTGGTGAGGCAAGGTACAAGCAAACCGGCATTCAACTCACCGAATTCTCGACGAGGTGGAGATCGAAAGAAACACCACGTCCTCATTGGCGTTCTGAAGAGTTTATGAAGGAAATCAAAAACCTTGAAAGCAACGTGTCAATGCTACATGATGCTTGCAAGCTCGCCAGGAAATTACAATCTCTGGAGACGCCAGTAAAGTGGAGGATGATAAGTCAAATATGGGTGGAGATGATGACTTATGCAGCATCTAACTGTGGATGGAAAGAGCATGCTCAAGCACTTACACGTGGTGGGGAGCTCCTCACTCGTGTGTGCCTTCTCATGGCGCATCTGGGTTTAAGCGAGCAGTGTCTAACAACTGCAAGCACCAGTTCCAGGGAAGCTCATGATGCATAG